From one Candidatus Rokuibacteriota bacterium genomic stretch:
- a CDS encoding BrnT family toxin, producing MTYEWDPAKAAANVKKHRVTFEEAASLFLDPSALTFWDPDHSEQEDREITIGRSARRRVLFVAHAPRDGRVRIISARRATRQERKQYEEAVGEATQ from the coding sequence GTGACTTACGAGTGGGACCCAGCCAAGGCTGCGGCGAACGTCAAGAAGCATCGCGTCACCTTCGAGGAGGCCGCGTCATTGTTCCTCGACCCCTCGGCGCTCACGTTCTGGGACCCGGATCACTCCGAACAGGAAGACCGGGAGATCACGATCGGCCGTTCAGCACGGCGACGCGTTCTCTTCGTTGCGCACGCCCCGCGCGACGGCCGTGTTCGAATCATCAGCGCGCGGCGGGCGACGCGCCAGGAGCGGAAACAGTATGAGGAAGCAGTTGGCGAAGCGACGCAGTGA
- a CDS encoding amino acid racemase has protein sequence MKTIGIIGGIAPESTVEYYRSIVALYRERKRDGSYPPIVINSIDLKKMLDLIGAQKLAEVTEYLLGEVTKLARAGAELGLLASNTPHIVFEEIRPQSPIPLVSIVEAACRATRALGLNRVGLFGTRFTMQARFYPEVFSRQGITVIVPDLDDQEYIHGTYMSELVNGVFRGETRERLLAAVDRLIEREGIQGLILGGTELPLILRDGAHRGIPFLDTTRIHAERTVAEMLGEAG, from the coding sequence ATGAAAACCATTGGGATCATCGGCGGGATTGCGCCGGAGTCAACCGTTGAATACTACCGCTCGATCGTCGCGTTATACCGCGAGCGGAAGCGCGATGGGAGTTACCCGCCGATCGTGATCAACAGTATCGACCTGAAGAAGATGCTGGACCTGATCGGCGCGCAGAAGTTGGCCGAAGTCACCGAGTATCTGCTGGGTGAAGTGACGAAACTGGCACGCGCCGGGGCCGAGTTGGGTCTTCTGGCTTCGAATACGCCCCATATTGTGTTCGAGGAGATTCGACCGCAGTCCCCGATTCCGCTGGTCAGCATTGTGGAAGCCGCATGCCGGGCCACGCGAGCGCTGGGGCTGAACCGAGTGGGCCTGTTTGGCACCCGCTTTACGATGCAGGCGCGATTTTACCCGGAGGTGTTCTCCAGGCAGGGAATCACTGTCATCGTACCTGACTTGGACGATCAGGAGTATATTCACGGCACATACATGAGCGAGCTCGTCAATGGCGTCTTTCGAGGCGAAACGCGCGAGCGATTGCTGGCGGCAGTAGATCGGTTGATAGAGCGGGAGGGGATTCAGGGCCTGATCCTAGGCGGGACAGAGCTGCCGCTGATCCTGCGGGACGGGGCTCACAGAGGGATTCCGTTCTTGGATACAACCAGGATCCATGCCGAACGGACTGTCGCTGAAATGCTTGGGGAGGCAGGCTGA
- a CDS encoding SDR family oxidoreductase has product MPELSGKAALVTGASSGIGAATARGLARAGMRVALLARRKERLEALAQEIAGQDGQALVCPGDVTEPPAVQSAVERMLSRWGRIDLLVNNAGRGLAAPFEATAPEELRAILEVNLIGVLTATQAVLPPMRKAGSGHIINVSSVVGRRGLPYRAAYGATKFALVGLTEALRQELRESGIHVSLVYPIYTTGTEFDEAEPKKIQPHRYGPSQSAEQVARAIVRCARHPRAEVYPYPSARILAVLSALAPGFVDWMMARIIRR; this is encoded by the coding sequence ATGCCTGAGCTGAGCGGGAAGGCGGCGCTGGTGACGGGAGCGTCGAGCGGGATCGGGGCGGCGACAGCCCGGGGTCTCGCCCGCGCGGGGATGCGGGTCGCGCTGCTGGCTCGACGGAAGGAGCGGCTCGAGGCCCTGGCTCAGGAGATCGCCGGACAGGACGGCCAGGCGCTGGTTTGCCCCGGGGACGTGACCGAGCCTCCCGCGGTCCAGTCCGCCGTCGAGCGGATGCTGAGCCGGTGGGGCCGGATCGATCTGCTGGTGAACAACGCGGGCCGGGGACTGGCGGCGCCCTTCGAGGCCACCGCGCCGGAGGAGCTCAGGGCGATTCTGGAAGTGAACCTGATCGGCGTTCTCACGGCCACGCAGGCGGTTCTGCCGCCCATGCGGAAAGCCGGATCGGGCCATATCATCAATGTCAGCTCTGTCGTGGGCCGGCGGGGGCTTCCGTATCGGGCCGCGTACGGCGCGACGAAGTTCGCGCTCGTCGGGCTCACGGAGGCGCTGCGCCAGGAGCTCCGCGAGAGCGGGATCCACGTCAGCCTGGTCTACCCGATCTACACGACGGGGACCGAGTTCGACGAGGCGGAGCCGAAGAAGATCCAGCCGCACCGCTACGGCCCGAGCCAGTCCGCCGAGCAGGTGGCCCGGGCGATCGTCCGCTGCGCCCGGCATCCTCGAGCCGAGGTCTACCCGTATCCCTCGGCACGGATCCTGGCCGTCCTGAGCGCGCTCGCCCCGGGCTTCGTGGATTGGATGATGGCGCGCATCATCCGCCGCTGA
- a CDS encoding NAD(P)H-binding protein, giving the protein MARIFVTGGTGFVGKAVIRALQAHGFIVRCLVRPGSEQDLRGFEAIERAPGDVLTPKGFADSIHGCAAVIHLVGIIREHPGIGVRFERLHTAATAHVLEAAQAAGVTRYLQMSALGTRPGARSRYHRTKWEAEELVRRSGLRWTIFRPSVIYGPGDGFVTLLARMVRWLPIVPVIGDGRYRLQPVPVEQVAEAFARALERDTTIGQTYEAGGPRPYAFVEILDLVGAALGKPRVRKVYQPLGLMRPLVGVLEHIPFFPLTSDQLLMLEEHNVCDPTPFFKTFDLEPLDFPEGLRRMFQA; this is encoded by the coding sequence ATGGCACGGATCTTTGTCACGGGCGGGACGGGGTTTGTCGGCAAAGCGGTGATCCGAGCGCTCCAGGCCCACGGCTTCATCGTCCGCTGCCTCGTACGCCCCGGCTCCGAGCAGGATCTGCGGGGCTTCGAGGCCATCGAACGCGCCCCCGGAGACGTGCTCACCCCTAAAGGGTTCGCGGATTCGATCCATGGCTGCGCCGCCGTCATCCACCTCGTCGGGATCATCCGCGAGCATCCGGGGATCGGCGTTCGTTTCGAGCGCCTGCACACCGCGGCCACTGCCCACGTGCTCGAAGCCGCGCAGGCGGCAGGGGTGACGCGGTACCTCCAGATGAGCGCCCTCGGCACGCGCCCCGGGGCGCGCTCGCGCTACCACCGGACCAAGTGGGAGGCCGAGGAGCTGGTGAGGCGGAGCGGGCTCAGGTGGACGATCTTCCGCCCGTCGGTGATCTACGGTCCGGGCGACGGGTTCGTCACGCTGCTGGCGCGCATGGTGCGGTGGCTCCCCATCGTGCCCGTGATCGGCGACGGGCGATACCGGCTCCAGCCGGTCCCGGTGGAGCAGGTCGCCGAAGCCTTCGCCCGGGCCCTCGAGCGGGACACGACCATCGGCCAGACCTACGAGGCGGGCGGGCCACGACCGTACGCCTTCGTCGAGATCCTGGACCTGGTCGGTGCGGCCCTGGGCAAGCCCAGGGTCCGCAAGGTCTACCAGCCGCTGGGCCTGATGCGCCCGCTCGTAGGAGTCCTCGAGCACATCCCGTTCTTCCCGCTGACCTCGGACCAGCTCCTCATGCTCGAGGAACACAACGTCTGCGACCCGACGCCCTTCTTCAAAACCTTCGACCTGGAGCCCCTCGACTTTCCCGAGGGCCTCCGCCGGATGTTCCAGGCATGA
- a CDS encoding MFS transporter, which yields MSPFLALVLAEFLARFGYTMARSPVLPRFAQDLGAAPELIGLIVAASTVTGVVVKLPAGALSDLLGRKRMMLLGCVFFAAPPFLYPLVQSPGTLLALRFLHGFATAIFAPVASAFVADLSPRGRGETLGWFAAAGDLGRTLGPLLGGSLLFYTASYPLTYLGVGVLGLLPLPMVLRLPDDGRPRGASTLGARSRRFWSGIREVCSSRAVIIASTLEAALYVGYGAFLGFFPPYAKGIGLNDAEIALVMGVQLATTMLAKPLSGRLSDRVGRKPMILAGLFLCAGTLPAIPTLTSLLLLFPVSALFGLGVAIVTPSTTALVADLVRAGRMGSAMGVFGTIWDSGEAAGPILAGLLIASFDYGPAFGLIAAFMGAAALLFLVAVKDPTPAPAAAKRAA from the coding sequence GTGAGCCCGTTCCTCGCGCTGGTCCTGGCGGAGTTCCTGGCCCGGTTCGGCTACACGATGGCCCGAAGCCCGGTGCTGCCGCGCTTCGCCCAGGATCTCGGCGCCGCGCCCGAGCTGATCGGCCTGATCGTGGCGGCCTCGACCGTGACGGGCGTCGTCGTCAAGCTCCCCGCGGGGGCCCTTTCCGATCTGCTGGGGCGCAAGCGCATGATGCTGCTCGGGTGCGTCTTCTTCGCGGCGCCACCGTTCCTCTACCCGCTCGTCCAGTCGCCGGGCACGCTCCTGGCGCTCCGCTTCCTCCACGGCTTCGCCACCGCCATCTTCGCCCCCGTGGCCTCGGCCTTCGTCGCCGACCTCTCGCCGCGAGGACGCGGGGAGACGCTCGGCTGGTTCGCCGCGGCAGGCGATCTGGGCCGCACCCTGGGGCCTCTCCTCGGGGGGTCGCTCCTGTTCTACACGGCGAGCTACCCGCTCACGTATCTCGGCGTCGGAGTCCTGGGCCTCCTCCCGCTCCCCATGGTTCTCCGTCTTCCAGACGACGGCCGCCCGCGCGGGGCCTCCACCCTCGGTGCGCGCTCACGCCGCTTCTGGAGCGGCATCCGCGAGGTCTGCTCGAGCCGCGCCGTGATCATCGCTTCGACGCTCGAGGCCGCGCTCTACGTGGGCTACGGCGCCTTCCTCGGCTTCTTCCCGCCCTACGCCAAGGGGATCGGCCTGAACGACGCCGAGATCGCCCTCGTGATGGGCGTCCAGCTCGCCACCACCATGCTCGCCAAGCCGCTCTCGGGGCGCCTCTCCGACCGGGTCGGCCGGAAGCCCATGATCCTGGCCGGCCTCTTTCTTTGCGCCGGCACGCTGCCGGCGATCCCGACGCTGACCTCACTCCTGCTCCTCTTCCCGGTCTCCGCGCTTTTCGGCCTGGGGGTGGCGATCGTCACCCCGTCGACAACGGCACTCGTGGCGGATCTCGTGAGGGCGGGGCGGATGGGCTCGGCGATGGGAGTCTTCGGCACGATCTGGGACAGCGGCGAGGCGGCGGGGCCCATCCTGGCGGGCCTCCTGATCGCGTCCTTCGACTACGGGCCCGCCTTCGGCCTGATCGCCGCCTTCATGGGCGCGGCGGCCCTGCTCTTCCTCGTGGCGGTGAAAGACCCGACCCCCGCCCCTGCGGCGGCAAAGCGGGCGGCCTGA
- a CDS encoding DUF1343 domain-containing protein, with product MRRVSALPVVFLLLALGIPAAAHSQDFSAVDQAALDAVNAGEIPGAVILVGQGERVLYRKAFGLRSLLPAREPMTEDTIFDVASLTKVMATAPAVLLLVEQEKVSLDAPLARYLTEFKGRKYRELTIRRILTHTAGLGDLPPAEALRERFPKTARALAEGALQYPPGGGFRYSDTGFILLGELVRRVSGEPLDRFVARRLFEPLGMRDSAFNPDPRVSSRIAPTEVVNDGLLWGRVHDGNARLLGGVAGHAGLFSTADDLARFCQMLVSDGRFQGAQILAPATVRTMLSPLTVGEVTRALGWDMASPFSRPLGPFFPHGSVGHTGFTGTALWVDPPSRSYLVLLTNRVHPYGKGRVGEIRMRVAAAVGAALFAPPLPRVEVAAAQARVPAADAPAAPREPTQSGLDVLAAQQFSLLRGRSVGLVTNQTGVDARRRRGIDLIARARGVMLKAIFAPEHGLTGQATQPVPHARDRATGLPVWSLYGAERRPTPSMLDGIDTLVFDIQDVGIRYYTYLTTLVYLLEEGARRNIRVVVLDRPNPLTGKLVEGPMMDPDLRSFTAPHPLPVRTGLTIGEFAKLVVAERSLPVSLTVIPLGGWERSRWYDETGLAWINPSPNIRSLHQALLYAGIGLLEPTNLSVGRGTAAPFEVVGAPWIAPIAVAEAMNAKGLAGVSFFPVYFTPAADKYAREHVGGVRLVVTDREAVRPVAVALALARALRERYPTEFRPEAIQNLLVNRSTMWAFLRGEPLMRILDWAEVERADFLQRRQSHLIYR from the coding sequence ATGCGGCGCGTGTCGGCCCTTCCCGTCGTCTTCCTCCTCCTCGCGCTCGGCATCCCAGCGGCGGCCCACTCCCAGGACTTCTCCGCGGTGGACCAGGCTGCCCTCGACGCGGTGAACGCCGGCGAGATCCCGGGCGCGGTGATCCTGGTCGGGCAGGGCGAGCGCGTGCTCTACCGGAAGGCGTTTGGCTTGAGGAGCCTCCTGCCGGCGCGCGAGCCGATGACGGAGGACACGATCTTCGACGTGGCCTCGCTCACGAAGGTGATGGCGACGGCGCCCGCGGTCCTCCTGCTCGTCGAGCAGGAGAAGGTGAGCCTCGACGCGCCGCTAGCGCGGTACCTGACGGAGTTCAAGGGACGGAAGTATCGGGAGCTCACGATCCGGCGCATCCTTACCCACACCGCCGGGCTCGGCGATCTGCCGCCGGCGGAGGCGCTCCGCGAGAGGTTTCCCAAGACCGCCCGCGCGCTGGCCGAGGGCGCGCTTCAGTACCCGCCCGGGGGCGGCTTCCGGTACAGCGACACGGGCTTCATCCTCCTCGGCGAGCTGGTGCGTCGCGTGAGCGGTGAGCCCCTCGATCGGTTCGTCGCCCGCCGCCTCTTCGAGCCGCTGGGGATGCGGGACTCCGCCTTCAACCCGGATCCCCGCGTCAGCTCCCGCATCGCTCCCACCGAAGTGGTGAACGACGGCCTCCTGTGGGGCCGGGTCCACGACGGCAACGCCCGCCTCCTCGGCGGCGTGGCCGGCCACGCCGGCCTCTTCTCGACGGCCGACGACCTCGCCCGCTTCTGCCAGATGCTGGTGAGCGACGGCCGGTTCCAGGGCGCGCAGATCCTGGCGCCGGCCACGGTCAGGACGATGCTGAGCCCGCTCACGGTCGGCGAGGTGACGCGGGCCCTCGGCTGGGACATGGCCTCCCCCTTCTCGCGCCCGCTCGGTCCGTTCTTCCCGCACGGCTCGGTCGGACACACCGGCTTCACGGGGACGGCGCTCTGGGTGGACCCGCCCAGCCGGAGCTACCTCGTCCTCCTGACGAACCGCGTGCACCCGTACGGGAAGGGGCGGGTCGGCGAGATCAGGATGCGCGTCGCGGCGGCGGTCGGCGCCGCGCTCTTCGCCCCGCCACTCCCCCGCGTGGAGGTCGCCGCAGCCCAGGCGCGCGTCCCGGCCGCGGACGCGCCAGCCGCCCCGCGGGAGCCGACGCAGAGCGGGCTCGACGTCCTGGCGGCGCAGCAGTTTTCCCTCCTCAGAGGGCGCTCGGTCGGGCTCGTGACCAACCAGACGGGCGTGGACGCCCGCCGCCGGCGCGGGATCGATCTGATCGCCCGGGCGCGTGGGGTCATGCTCAAGGCCATCTTCGCCCCCGAGCACGGGCTCACCGGCCAGGCCACGCAGCCCGTGCCTCACGCCAGGGACCGGGCGACAGGCCTGCCGGTCTGGAGCCTCTACGGCGCCGAGCGACGGCCGACGCCGAGCATGCTCGACGGGATCGATACGCTCGTTTTCGACATCCAGGACGTTGGCATCCGCTACTACACGTATCTGACGACGCTGGTCTATCTCCTGGAGGAGGGCGCGCGCCGGAACATCCGGGTCGTGGTCCTCGACCGGCCGAACCCGCTCACCGGAAAGCTCGTGGAGGGGCCGATGATGGACCCCGACCTCCGCTCCTTCACGGCGCCCCACCCACTCCCGGTGCGGACGGGCCTCACCATCGGGGAGTTCGCGAAGCTCGTCGTGGCCGAGCGCAGCCTGCCCGTTTCGCTGACCGTGATCCCGCTTGGGGGCTGGGAGCGCTCCCGCTGGTACGACGAGACCGGCCTCGCCTGGATCAATCCGTCGCCCAACATTCGCTCGCTCCACCAGGCGCTCCTCTACGCCGGGATCGGGCTCCTCGAGCCGACGAACCTCTCGGTCGGGCGCGGCACGGCGGCACCGTTCGAGGTGGTGGGGGCGCCCTGGATTGCCCCGATCGCGGTGGCTGAGGCGATGAACGCCAAGGGCCTCGCCGGCGTCAGCTTCTTTCCGGTCTACTTCACGCCGGCGGCGGACAAGTACGCGCGCGAGCACGTCGGGGGGGTGAGGCTGGTGGTGACGGACCGGGAGGCGGTGAGGCCGGTGGCCGTGGCGCTGGCTCTCGCGAGAGCGCTCAGGGAACGCTACCCGACCGAGTTCCGGCCGGAGGCGATCCAGAATCTCCTGGTGAACCGCTCCACCATGTGGGCCTTCCTCCGCGGCGAGCCGCTGATGCGGATTCTCGACTGGGCCGAGGTGGAGCGGGCCGACTTCCTCCAGCGCAGGCAGTCACACCTCATTTACCGGTAG
- a CDS encoding chromate resistance protein — MKPWLVLIVSLPPHPSSLRVRVWRKLRALGAVALKNSVYLLPFTPETYEQFQWLSQEIQKDRGEATLLKVDRIENLKPDEVVRLFQDARDRDYRDLAERYRKLLRNLDRKASRRAAAWRDDEVGRLARDLERIRETDFFDAPGYREVERLKQTIELRRRDPAASAEDRTPTALEGLRGKRWVTRPRPHVDRVASAWLIRRFIDPEAQFLFASPEEFPADAIPFDALGAEFGHQGEDCTFETLLKRSSPGDRRLVPLAEVVHEADLRDQKFHRDEARGIDLAIRGLLAALKDDHEVLAHGMTLFDGLYATIGERS, encoded by the coding sequence ATGAAACCGTGGCTCGTCCTGATCGTGAGCCTTCCGCCCCACCCCTCGAGCCTCAGGGTGCGCGTCTGGCGAAAGCTCCGGGCCCTGGGGGCCGTCGCGCTCAAGAACTCGGTCTACCTGCTGCCGTTCACGCCCGAGACCTACGAGCAGTTCCAGTGGCTCAGCCAGGAGATCCAGAAGGACCGGGGGGAGGCCACGCTCCTCAAGGTAGATCGGATCGAGAACCTCAAGCCCGACGAGGTGGTGCGGCTCTTCCAGGACGCCCGGGACCGGGACTACCGCGACCTGGCGGAGCGTTATCGGAAGCTCCTACGCAACCTCGACAGGAAGGCCTCTCGCCGGGCCGCCGCATGGCGCGACGACGAGGTCGGCCGCCTGGCCCGCGACCTCGAGCGGATCCGGGAGACCGACTTCTTCGACGCCCCCGGCTACCGGGAGGTCGAGCGCCTGAAGCAGACGATCGAGCTGCGCCGCCGGGACCCGGCCGCCTCCGCCGAGGACCGCACCCCCACCGCACTCGAAGGCCTCCGCGGAAAGCGCTGGGTCACCCGTCCCCGTCCCCACGTGGACCGGGTCGCTTCGGCGTGGCTGATCAGGCGCTTCATCGACCCGGAGGCCCAGTTCCTCTTCGCGTCGCCCGAGGAGTTCCCCGCCGACGCGATCCCGTTCGACGCCCTCGGGGCCGAGTTCGGTCACCAGGGCGAGGACTGCACCTTCGAGACGCTTCTCAAGCGCTCAAGCCCGGGCGACCGCCGGCTCGTCCCCCTGGCCGAGGTCGTCCACGAGGCCGATCTCCGCGACCAGAAGTTCCACCGGGACGAGGCCCGCGGCATTGATCTGGCGATCCGCGGGCTCCTGGCGGCGCTCAAGGACGACCACGAGGTTCTGGCCCACGGCATGACCCTGTTCGACGGCCTCTACGCCACGATCGGAGAACGGAGCTAG
- a CDS encoding chromate transporter, whose translation MSRAAGAFGTPATLWELVRYFLYLGSLGFGGPVALVGYMQRDLVEQRKWFSKEDYMKGLALSQLAPGPLAAQLAICLGYVHSRVWGATLVSLAFILPSYLMTVAISMLYVQYGGLTWMQAAFYGVGAGVIGIIVRAAYRLTRLTVGSARLLWSVFAVMAVVTAWTESEIATLFILCGVAVLFIEAPPRWLRSARASLWAVLPLPASLLSGIGPAASAGTLGQILWFFAKAGAFVFGSGLAIVPFLYGGVVQEYRWLNDKQFLDAVAVAMITPGPIVITVAFIGYLVGGQVGALMAAIGVFLPIYLFVVIPYPWFDRFSENPQVKAFVRGVTAAAAGAIAGACFVLARRAIIDPPTLLIALAALAILTRFKIPEPVVIIAAGILGIAIFSVRP comes from the coding sequence GTGAGCCGGGCCGCGGGCGCCTTCGGGACGCCCGCCACCCTCTGGGAGCTGGTCCGGTACTTCCTCTATCTGGGGAGCCTGGGCTTCGGCGGGCCCGTCGCCCTCGTCGGCTATATGCAGCGGGACCTGGTCGAGCAGCGGAAGTGGTTCAGCAAGGAAGACTACATGAAGGGCCTCGCCCTCTCGCAGCTCGCTCCGGGCCCGCTGGCGGCCCAGCTCGCGATCTGCCTGGGCTATGTCCATTCGAGGGTCTGGGGGGCCACGCTCGTGTCGCTCGCCTTCATCCTCCCCTCGTACCTGATGACGGTCGCGATCAGCATGCTGTACGTCCAGTACGGCGGGCTCACGTGGATGCAGGCCGCGTTCTACGGCGTCGGCGCCGGGGTGATCGGCATCATCGTCCGTGCCGCGTACCGGCTCACCCGCCTGACCGTCGGATCCGCCCGGCTCCTCTGGTCCGTCTTCGCCGTGATGGCGGTCGTCACCGCCTGGACCGAATCCGAGATCGCCACCCTCTTCATCCTGTGCGGGGTCGCCGTCCTCTTCATCGAGGCCCCGCCCCGCTGGCTCCGGAGCGCCCGGGCGTCGCTCTGGGCCGTGCTCCCGCTTCCGGCCTCGCTCCTCTCGGGCATCGGTCCCGCCGCCTCGGCAGGCACCCTGGGGCAGATCCTCTGGTTCTTCGCCAAGGCCGGCGCCTTCGTGTTCGGAAGCGGCCTGGCCATCGTGCCGTTCCTCTACGGGGGCGTGGTTCAGGAGTACCGGTGGCTGAACGACAAGCAGTTCCTGGACGCTGTCGCCGTCGCGATGATCACGCCGGGACCGATCGTCATCACGGTGGCGTTCATCGGCTACCTCGTCGGGGGGCAGGTCGGAGCCCTCATGGCGGCGATTGGGGTGTTCCTCCCGATCTACCTGTTCGTCGTGATCCCCTACCCGTGGTTCGACCGCTTCAGCGAGAACCCCCAGGTGAAGGCCTTCGTGCGGGGCGTGACCGCGGCCGCGGCGGGCGCCATCGCCGGGGCCTGCTTCGTCCTGGCCCGCCGCGCGATCATCGATCCCCCGACCCTGCTGATCGCGCTCGCCGCGCTCGCGATCCTCACGCGCTTCAAGATCCCGGAGCCGGTGGTCATCATCGCGGCCGGCATTCTCGGGATCGCCATCTTCTCCGTGCGCCCGTGA
- a CDS encoding polysaccharide deacetylase family protein — translation MTRARPPWLWLVLGLAACAGSPDRALAQLRPNELGRVMILAYHQIAEPEARWARTPANFRRDLGRLWERGYRLVALTELLDGTLNLPAGTSPVVLTFDDSSPGQFRYLERDGEPEIDPTCAVAILEAFARAHPDFGLKATFYVLPGAAQPHRLFGQPGHEARKLRYLVSRGFEIGNHTLWHANLSKYPEPTVRAQLAGAQRWIQRLVPGYQPRTLALPMGAYPKELGWATRGSVDGVTYRHDAILMVAGGAAPSPFSRRFDPYRVPRIQALESELDHWLKYFERNPDERFVSDGDPATVTIPKGRRGEVRDPAGRSLRIAERE, via the coding sequence GTGACGCGAGCCCGCCCGCCCTGGCTCTGGCTGGTTCTCGGGCTCGCGGCGTGCGCGGGATCGCCCGACCGAGCGCTCGCCCAGCTCAGGCCCAACGAGCTCGGCCGCGTCATGATCCTGGCCTACCACCAGATCGCCGAGCCCGAGGCACGCTGGGCCCGGACGCCGGCCAACTTCCGCCGGGACCTCGGGCGGCTCTGGGAGCGCGGCTACCGCCTCGTGGCCCTCACCGAGCTCCTGGACGGGACGCTCAACCTCCCCGCGGGAACCAGCCCGGTGGTGCTCACCTTCGACGACTCCTCCCCCGGCCAGTTCCGCTACCTGGAGCGAGACGGCGAGCCCGAGATCGATCCGACCTGCGCGGTCGCGATCCTCGAAGCCTTCGCCCGGGCCCACCCCGACTTCGGCCTGAAGGCGACGTTCTACGTGCTTCCCGGCGCTGCGCAACCGCACCGGCTCTTCGGCCAGCCCGGCCACGAGGCGCGGAAGCTCCGCTACCTGGTGAGCCGCGGCTTCGAGATCGGCAACCACACGCTCTGGCACGCTAACCTCTCGAAATACCCCGAGCCCACGGTCCGAGCGCAGCTCGCCGGGGCCCAGCGCTGGATCCAGCGCCTCGTCCCGGGCTACCAGCCGCGGACCCTCGCGCTCCCCATGGGCGCCTACCCGAAGGAGCTCGGCTGGGCGACCCGCGGGAGCGTCGACGGCGTCACGTACCGCCACGACGCCATCCTGATGGTGGCCGGCGGCGCCGCGCCCTCGCCGTTCTCCCGGCGCTTCGACCCCTACCGCGTGCCGCGAATCCAGGCGCTGGAGTCCGAGCTCGATCACTGGCTCAAGTACTTCGAGCGGAACCCCGACGAGCGCTTCGTGAGCGACGGCGATCCGGCCACGGTCACAATCCCGAAGGGGCGGCGCGGAGAGGTCCGCGACCCGGCCGGACGATCCCTCCGAATCGCCGAGCGCGAATGA
- a CDS encoding DUF393 domain-containing protein — protein MAPAVLIYDDACPVCRAGMRWVAGCALPGRFEFVPCQSPERRRRFPSISEAACLQALQLVLPDGRLLAGDRAIPEILRRLRRWRWLAHLFALPGVALLAPRLYGWVARNRYALSCALARR, from the coding sequence ATGGCGCCTGCCGTGCTGATCTACGACGATGCCTGCCCGGTGTGCCGGGCGGGAATGCGCTGGGTCGCGGGTTGCGCGCTCCCGGGCCGCTTCGAGTTCGTGCCCTGCCAGTCCCCCGAGCGGCGGCGTCGCTTTCCGTCGATTTCCGAGGCGGCCTGCCTCCAGGCGCTCCAGCTCGTGCTCCCCGACGGGCGCCTCCTGGCCGGAGACCGCGCCATTCCCGAGATCCTTCGACGCCTCCGGCGCTGGCGCTGGCTTGCGCACCTGTTCGCGTTGCCGGGCGTGGCGCTCCTCGCGCCACGCCTCTACGGGTGGGTGGCGCGCAACCGCTACGCGCTCTCCTGTGCGCTGGCGAGGCGCTGA